A single window of Microplitis demolitor isolate Queensland-Clemson2020A chromosome 7, iyMicDemo2.1a, whole genome shotgun sequence DNA harbors:
- the LOC103570959 gene encoding ubiquitin recognition factor in ER-associated degradation protein 1: MFAFNMFPRPFNTQYKCFSVSMFPGNERQDVERGGKIIMPPSALEQLTRLNIVYPMLFKLTNKKTNRVTHCGVLEFVADEGKVYLPYWMMHNLLLEESEIINIESVSLPVATYARFQPQSEDFLDITNPKAVLENGLRSFACLTTGDIVAIQYNQRIYEMCVLETRPGPAVSIIECDMNVEFAPPVGYKEPERQEQKKQEEQIDPADLMPESTEFFAFQGQGNRLDGKKRKDSGPSEVQVPKPVYVRGIPDYDYKIGTLNFLRNIKSINNSKDEKNVDDFKAFTGEGFSLRKSRK; the protein is encoded by the exons atg tttgcgTTTAATATGTTCCCGAGGCCTTTTAATACTCAGTACAAGTGTTTTTCAGTCTCGATGTTTCCAGGGAATGAGAGACAAGACGTCGAACGTGGAGGAAAAA tTATCATGCCGCCCTCAGCCTTGGAACAGTTGACAAGATTGAATATCGTCTACCcgatgttatttaaattgacgaataaaaaaacaaatcgtGTGACACATTGTGGTGTCTTGGAGTTTGTTGCTGACGAAGGAAAAGTTTATCTTCCATACTGg ATGATGCACAATTTGTTACTCGAAGAAAGCGAGATAATAAACATCGAAAGTGTTTCATTGCCAGTAGCAACTTACGCGCGATTCCAGCCCCAGTCTGAGGATTTCCTGGACATAACAAACCCCAAGGCTGTTTTGGAAAACGGACTGCGCAGCTTTGCTTGCTTGACAACTGGAGACATTGTCGCTATTCAGTACAACCAGAGGATATACGAGATGTGTGTATTGGAGACCCGACCTGGACCAGCTGTTTCTATCATCGAGTGCGACATGAACGTCGAATTCGCTCCGCCTGTCGGTTACAAAGAGCCAGAGAGACAGGAACAGAAAAAACAAGAGGAACAAATAGATCCAGCTGACTTGATGCCAGAGTCTACGGAATTCTTCGCATTCCAAGGACAGGGAAATAGACTCGATGGTAAAAAACGCAAAGATTCTGGGCCTTCGGAAGTTCAAGTTCCGAAGCCGGTTTACGTTCGTGGAATTCCTGACTACGATTATAAAATTGGAACACTTAACTTTTTACGTAACATCAAATcgattaataatagtaaagat GAAAAAAACGTCGATGATTTTAAAGCTTTCACTGGTGAAGGATTTTCATTACGTAAatctagaaaataa
- the LOC103571149 gene encoding pre-mRNA-splicing factor CWC22 homolog, with protein MDRQESPVEQRRRDKDRKSDRDSHSRSKRRRDDEQYEHRRRDDEQHEHRRRDDEQYEHRRRDDEQHEHRRRDDEQHEHRRYWDNDWSYEKRSRRMTPDRQNERRKRRERDDNNDKKNEKADKIIQDEELGSIPRAQKRTVDLLTSKTGGAYIPPAKLKMMQAEITDKSSAAYQRIAWEALKKSIHGYINKVNTSNIGLITRELLHENIVRGRGLLARSIIQAQAASPTFTPIYAALTAIINSKFPNIGELILKRLTNQFKRGFRRNDKALCVSSGTFISHLVNQRVAHEILVLQLLTLLLDSPTDDSVEVAIALLKECGQKLTEISKQGIVGIFELLRNILHEGSLDKRVQYMIEVMFQIRKDGFKDHVSIPEELDLVEEDEQIIHLLQLDDKLESEDILNVFRFDEEYIKNEEKYKELIKEILDTDDSDASGEEEGSSDEEDSGAEDADKKDVILDNTETNLTALRRTIYLTIHSSLDFEECAHKLMKMQLKPGQERELCHMFLDCCAEMRTYEKFYGLLAGRFCAINKIYITPFEEIFKESYDTIHRLDMNKLRNVAKFFAHLLFTDSISWVVLNCIHLNEEDTTSSSRVFIKILFQELSEYMGLKKLNDRVKDVTLQEAFEGLFPRDDPKKTRFAINFFTSIGLGGLTDDLREHLKSRPKPTAAPPAIIETLKKSSSDASSSSTSSSSSSSSSSSSSDSSSESSDSSSSEEEKKKKKKKRKKNTKKIQKKPEKKVKKRVTESDKKSLKKKKKSK; from the coding sequence atGGATCGTCAAGAAAGTCCAGTTGAGCAACGTCGACGAGACAAAGATCGTAAATCAGACAGAGATTCACACTCACGTTCTAAGAGGAGGAGAGACGACGAACAATATGAGCACAGAAGAAGAGATGACGAACAGCATGAACACAGAAGGAGAGACGACGAACAATATGAACACAGAAGGAGAGACGACGAACAACATGAACACAGAAGGAGAGACGACGAACAGCACGAGCACAGAAGGTACTGGGACAATGACTGGAGTTATGAAAAAAGGTCTAGAAGGATGACTCCGGATCGTCAGAATGAGAGGCGGAAGCGTAGAGAGAGGGATGACAATAATGacaagaaaaatgaaaaagctGACAAAATTATACAGGACGAGGAATTGGGCAGTATCCCGCGTGCTCAGAAACGTACTGTTGATCTTCTGACGTCAAAAACAGGTGGTGCGTACATACCTCCAGCTAAATTAAAGATGATGCAAGCGGAAATCACGGACAAGTCATCAGCTGCGTACCAACGTATCGCCTGGGAAGCTTTGAAGAAGTCAATTCACGGGTACATCAACAAAGTAAATACTTCAAACATCGGACTCATCACCAGAGAATTGCTGCATGAAAATATTGTTAGAGGCAGAGGCTTATTGGCCAGGTCTATTATTCAGGCCCAAGCTGCTTCTCCGACATTTACTCCAATATATGCTGCGCTTACtgcaataataaattcaaagtttccTAATATTGGAGAGTTGATCTTAAAACGTCTGACTAATCAGTTTAAAAGAGGCTTCAGGAGAAATGACAAAGCTCTGTGTGTATCGTCTGGGACTTTCATTTCACATTTGGTGAATCAACGAGTAGCACATGAAATACTCGTTCTGCAGCTGTTGACTCTCTTGCTGGACAGCCCTACGGATGACTCAGTGGAAGTTGCCATTGCCCTGCTGAAAGAATGCGGTCAAAAATTGACCGAAATTTCTAAGCAGGGTATTGTGGGAATTTTCGAATTGTTACGAAATATTCTGCACGAGGGCAGTCTGGACAAGAGAGTCCAATATATGATCGAGGTAATGTTTCAGATCCGGAAGGACGGGTTTAAAGATCATGTATCAATACCAGAAGAACTAGATCTTGTAGAAGAAGACGAGCAAATAATTCATTTGCTCCAGCTGGATGACAAACTTGAGTCAGAAGATATTCTGAACGTCTTTAGATTTGATGAAGAATACATCAAGAATGAAGAGAAATACAAAGAGctgataaaagaaattttagacACCGATGACAGTGATGCCAGTGGCGAGGAAGAGGGCAGTTCTGATGAAGAGGACAGCGGCGCTGAAGATGCTGACAAAAAAGACGTTATTTTGGATAACACTGAGACCAATTTGACGGCACTTAGAAGGACTATTTATCTAACTATTCACTCGTCATTAGACTTCGAGGAATGTGCGCACAAGCTTATGAAAATGCAGTTGAAACCTGGACAAGAGAGGGAACTGTGTCACATGTTTCTTGATTGCTGTGCAGAGATGCGGActtatgaaaaattctatGGACTTCTTGCTGGGCGGTTCTGcgcaatcaataaaatttacataactCCCTTCGAGGAAATTTTTAAGGAATCCTACGACACCATCCACAGGCTAGACATGAACAAGCTGAGGAACGTGGCCAAGTTTTTCGCGCACTTGCTGTTTACTGACTCGATATCATGGGTCGTCTTGAACTGCATTCATTTAAATGAAGAAGACACTACCAGCAGTAGCCGtgtctttattaaaattctcttCCAAGAGCTGTCCGAGTACATGGGGCTGAAGAAACTGAACGACCGGGTGAAAGATGTCACGCTTCAAGAGGCATTCGAAGGATTATTCCCACGGGACGATCCCAAGAAAACTAGATTCGCTATAAACTTCTTCACTTCCATCGGTTTGGGAGGACTGACCGACGACCTCCGTGAGCATTTGAAGTCCAGGCCTAAGCCAACAGCCGCTCCTCCGGCCATCATagaaactttgaaaaagtcCAGCTCTGATGCCAGCTCGTCGTCTacttcgtcgtcttcgtcttCATCTTCGTCAAGCTCTTCCTCCGACTCTTCTTCAGAGTCATCTGATTCTTCATCGTCCgaggaagaaaaaaagaagaagaagaagaagagaaaGAAGAATACCAAGAAAATACAAAAGAAACCtgagaaaaaagttaaaaaaagagttACTGAAAGCGataaaaaatctttgaaaaaaaagaaaaaaagtaaataa
- the LOC103570961 gene encoding chromosome-associated kinesin KIF4, producing MSDDTVRVAVRVRPLIQSEVDRGCQNCLNVISAINQVNVRNDRAFTYNHVFGPESSQDEFYETAVKGMIEKLFKGYNVTILAYGQTGSGKTHSMGTSYTAGQSMGVIPRSVKDIFNCIDSNDEYNYRVTVSFMELYNEQLYDLLADKSRRDCIVDIREDVNKEIKIIGVTEKEVNTAEEALNLLTHGSQGRATGSTAMNDQSSRSHAIFSMTVFQEPKDNPANATTAKFHLVDLAGSERSKKTQATGDRFKEGVNINKGLLALGNVISQLGDSAANSFVVYRDSKLTRLLQDSLGGNSITLMIACVSPADYNLDETLSTLRYADRAKKIKNKPVVNQDPTAAKINLLQEEVINLRLALAGKVPLQECPPEHADLLDKTKALQKTLRELMEKFNTQMLETMYMNERAELAENAKEKIYDGMMKILEELNDILKDQSLDKIYLDTLMGIKMKIHELLNEQKKINSEIHEHVSLEHIPSTKPQDSTADTNGEQHSFNGSINLDEEHAEHTFRQAERNNEVQNVNRELAVKEELIARLLNNASQIAEHTKEVQEMELEIKNLQAEKDKLMQTLENVQANSASAKLAEARRKKVQELEKKISELTRKCADHNRVIKQKEKSDQQVKNLTNEIQALKQTRVKLIREMRKEADKFSQYKLQREKEIYKLKDQDRKRQNQMNRMENQYSKQQNVYKRKIQEYAALNKRLKDSLELQSKAQQRREKNNSAKEGIETLITREIKEIRNRTNCECSIEKFMEDRKSYTKLLQQLNSQLTDGSKRENLEEEINDVKEVIEVLNIQIAALQKQLMEGDKKKLSSRWPEMTSMGDYKTALKIAIDLIADNHRENWAKLDDYETIKNKYKELEMKHDQKLMDCRQLQLQNDNLKRELEELKQRPEILGLAKKKKTSISKIKPVLQQSFNETFEDDSIMEFDDDEKDPDWYLTPKVRRTRNILQVVDGRDISGENNLKRSSNGELKCSCIKSNCMSRLCKCRKNSEVCSAQCGCSSNCQNRDPDKTGHNFFPADIETAVEIKRSRIDTEN from the exons atgagtGATGACACAGTACGTGTTGCTGTCCGGGTCAGACCATTGATACAATCAGAAGTAGACCGTGGCTGTCAGAATTGTCTAAATGTTATCTCGGCTATAAATCAAGTCAATGTCCGGAATGACAGAGCATTCACATACAACCACGTGTTCGGACCCGAGTCCAGTCAagatgaattttatgagacTGCAGTCAAAGGCATGATTGAAAAACTGTTTAAAG GGTACAACGTCACCATTTTGGCTTATGGCCAAACAGGAAGTGGCAAGACGCATTCAATGGGTACCAGCTATACTGCTGGACAGTCTATGGGTGTCATACCAAGATCAgtcaaagatatttttaattgcattgaTTCTAATGATGAATACAACTATCGTGTGACAGTCTCGTTCATGGAATTGTATAATGAGCAGCTCTACGACCTGCTCGCGGATAAAAGTCGTCGCGATTGTATTGTTGACATCAGGGAAGACGTCAATAAGGAGATAAAAATCATTGGAGTGACGGAGAAAGAAGTCAACACTGCTGAAGAAGCTCTTAATTTGCTGACACACGGGTCCCAAGGTCGGGCTACTGGATCTACGGCCATGAACGATCAAAGTAGTAGGAGTCATGCCATCTTTTCGATGACAGTATTCCAGGAACCTAAAGATAATCCTGCGAATGCCACCACTGCTAAGTTTCATTTAGTAGATCTTGCTGGATCTGAGCGAAGTAAAAAGACTCAGGCTACTGGTGATCGGTTTAAGGAAGGAGTTAACATCAACAAAGGTCTCCTAGCTCTAGGAAATGTAATCTCTCAATTAGGAGACAGTGCTGCTAATTCATTTGTTGTATACCGGGACAGCAAATTAACGAGACTTCTTCAGGATTCTCTGGGTGGAAATTCGATTACTTTGATGATCGCTTGTGTCAGTCCAGCTGATTATAATTTAGATGAGACTTTAAGTACTCTGAGATACGCTGACCGagcaaagaaaattaaaaataaaccagtTGTCAATCAGGATCCAACTGCagctaaaattaatttgcttCAAGAAGAAGTAATTAATCTAAGACTGGCTTTGGCGGGTAAAGTGCCGCTTCAAGAATGCCCTCCAGAGCACGCGGATTTGCTGGATAAAACCAAAGCACTGCAAAAAACATTACGCGAGCTGATGGAGAAGTTTAATACTCAAATGTTGGAGACCATGTACATGAATGAACGAGCTGAGCTCGCTGAGAATgctaaggaaaaaatttatgacggtatgatgaaaatattagagGAACTGaacgatattttaaaagacCAATcgcttgataaaatttatcttgataCTTTGATGGGTATCAAGATGAAAATACATGAACTACTTAAtgaacaaaagaaaataaatagtgaAATTCATGAGCACGTATCATTGGAGCATATTCCTAGTACCAAGCCACAGGATTCAACTGCTGATACCAATGGAGAACAGCACAGTTTCAATGGCAGCATTAATTTGGATGAAGAACATGCGGAACATACCTTCAGACAAGCTGAGAGGAACAACGAAGTACAGAACGTAAACCGGGAACTCGCTGTCAAGGAAGAATTGATTGCTCGGCTGCTCAATAATGCTTCGCAAATCGCAGAGCATACTAAAGAAGTCCAGGAAATGGAGTTGGAGATAAAAAATCTGCAAGCGGAGAAAGACAAACTCATGCAGACGCTGGAAAACGTCCAAGCCAACTCGGCAAGTGCTAAACTAGCGGAGGCTCGTCGGAAAAAAGTCCAGGAGCTGGAGAAGAAAATCTCTGAGTTGACGCGCAAGTGTGCAGACCACAATCGTGTTATAAagcaaaaagaaaaatctgatcagcagGTAAAGAATCTCACCAATGAAATTCAGGCTCTCAAGCAAACGAGAGTTAAATTAATCAGGGAAATGCGCAAAGaagctgataaattttctcagtaCAAACTGCAGCGTGAAAAggaaatttacaaattgaaaGATCAAGATCGCAAAAGACAAAATCAAATGAATCGAATGGAGAATCAGTACAGCAAGCAGCAGAATGTCTATAAGAGAAAAATTCAAGAGTATGCGGCATTGAACAAGCGATTAAAAGATTCTTTAGAGCTGCAGTCCAAAGCTCAACAGcgcagagaaaaaaataatagcgcGAAAGAAGGAATCGAGACGCTAATCACCAGAGAAATCAAGGAAATTCGTAACAGAACCAACTGCGAGTGTTCtatcgaaaaatttatggaaGATCGCAAGAGTTATACCAAGTTGCTGCAACAACTCAACAGTCAGTTAACAGATGGGTCCAAGAGGGAGAACCttgaagaagaaataaatgacGTCAAAGAAGTCATTGAAGTTCTCAATATTCAAATTGCTGCGCTCCAGAAGCAGTTGATGGaaggtgataaaaaaaaattaagttctcGGTGGCCGGAGATGACATCGATGGGTGACTACAAGACGGCCTTAAAAATTGCCATTGACCTCATCGCTGATAATCACCGTGAGAATTGGGCCAAACTTGATGATTACGagacgattaaaaataaatataaggaaCTGGAAATGAAGCATGATCAAAAATTGATGGACTGTCGGCAGCTACAACTACAGAATGACAATTTGAAACGAGAGCTAGAAGAGTTGAAGCAGAGGCCTGAAATCTTGGgcttagcaaaaaaaaaaaaaacaagtatatcaaaaataaaacccgTGCTTCAACAGTCATTTAATGAAACCTTTGAGGATGATAGTATAATGGAATTTGATGACGATGAAAAAGACCCAGATTGGTATTTGACTCCGAAAGTTCGCCGGACCAGAAACATCCTCCAAGTCGTCGACGGACGAGATATTTCTGGAgagaataatttgaaaagatCTTCCAACGGTGAACTTAAATGCTCTTGTATCAAATCAAATTGTATGTCACGGCTCTGCAAGTGCAGAAAAAATTCCGAAGTTTGCAGTGCCCAGTGCGGCTGCTCCAGCAATTGTCAAAACAGAGACCCAGATAAAACTGGACATAACTTTTTCCCAGCTGATATTGAAACTGCGGTTGAAATTAAACGTTCcag aATCGATactgaaaattga
- the LOC103570962 gene encoding transmembrane 9 superfamily member 2 isoform X1 — protein MSFRLLYIFSIINTVWTFYLPGLAPVNYCKVGEGTETCKSDIKLYVNRLNTEESVIPYEYQYFDFCVSDDKQSPVENLGQVVFGERIRPSHYELTFMKNVTCQNVCTKTYTGGDGESEDKLDKLREGIRLNYQHHWIVDNMPVTWCYPLPNDPEKKYCSTGFPMGCFLRDSRSSQEGCNPNSMYDKPNTLYLFNHVDLEITYHSGEKEEWGSGFKDNGGRIISVKVTPRSIKHPENGVDCMSKYPLDIPADKLSKDQKLSITYTYSVKYVKDNTIKWSSRWDYILESMPHTNIQWFSILNSLVIVLFLSGMVAMIMLRTLHKDIARYNQAYFQIESGEDAQEEFGWKLVHGDVFRPPRKGMLLAVFLGSGVQVFFMTLVTLAFACLGFLSPANRGALMTCAMVLYVCLGTPAGYVSARIYKSFGGEKWKTNVLLTAMLSPGIIFSLFFIMNLIFWAKGSSAAVPFSTLVALLALWFGVSVPLTFVGAYFGFRKRSLEHPVRTNQIPRQIPEQSFYTQAIPGVIMGGVLPFGCIFIQLFFILNSIWSSQMYYMFGFLFLVFLILIITCSETTILLCYFHLCAEDYHWWWRSFLTSGFTAVYLLIYCIHFFVKKLNIEDATSTFLYFGYTLIMVFLFFLLTGSIGFLACFWFVRKIYSVVKVD, from the exons ATGTCTTTTCGGCTATTATACATTTTCTCTATAATAAATACTGTATGGACGTTTTATTTGCCGGGCTTAGCGCCGGTTAATTATTGCAAAGTTGGTGAAGGAACTGAAACATgcaag TCTGATATCAAATTATACGTTAATCGATTAAATACTGAAGAGTCTGTTATACCTTATGAATATCAATA CTTTGACTTTTGTGTGAGTGATGACAAACAATCACCGGTTGAAAACTTGGGACAAGTTGTCTTTGGTGAACGAATAAGGCCGTCACATTACGAACTGACGTTTATGAAAAACGTAACGTGTCAAAATGTTTGTACAAAAACATACACTGGTGGTGATGGAGAATCTGAGgataaattagataaattacgTGAAGGAATACGATTAAATTATCAGCATCATTGGATCGTtg ataaTATGCCAGTAACGTGGTGTTACCCATTACCAAATgatccagaaaaaaaatattgcagtACTGGTTTTCCAATGGGATGTTTTCTGCGCGACTCAAGATCTTCCCAAGAAGGCTGTAATCCAAac TCAATGTACGACAAGCCGAACACACTTTATCTTTTCAATCATGTAGACTTGGAAATAACGTACCACAGCGGAGAGAAAGAAGAGTGGGGCTCAGGATTCAAAGATAATGGTGGCCGAATTATTTCTGTCAAAGTAACGCCGCGTAGTATCAAACATCCTGAGAATGGAGTTGACTGCATGTCCAAGTACCCGCTGGATATTCCGGCTGATAAATTGTCCAAGGACCAGAAGCTGTCAATCACTTACACTTATTCTGTCAAATACGTCAAGGATAATACGATCAAGTGGTCGTCCAGGTGGGATTACATTCTGGAGTCGATGCCGCATACAAATATCCAGTGGTTCAGTATTCTTAACTCATTGGTCATTGTGCTGTTCTTATCTGGAATGGTCGCCATGATCATGCTGCGAACTTTGCACAAAGATATCGCGCGCTACAATcag GCTTATTTTCAGATTGAGTCTGGTGAAGATGCACAGGAAGAATTCGGCTGGAAGTTAGTCCACGGTGACGTCTTTAGACCACCGAGAAAAGGAATGTTACTCGCTGTTTTTCTTGGCTCTGGtgttcaagttttttttatgacactAGTCACACTAG caTTCGCATGTTTGGGTTTTCTTTCACCGGCAAATCGAGGCGCATTAATGACATGTGCTATGGTATTATATGTATGTCTTGGTACACCAGCCGGTTATGTCTCAGCAAgaatttacaaaagttttgGCGGGGAAAAATGGAAGACGAATGTTTTATTAACAGCAATGTTGAGCCCcgg aatcatcttcagtttatttttcataatgaaCTTAATTTTCTGGGCAAAAGGAAGTTCAGCAGCAGTACCCTTTAGTACACTTGTCGCTCTCCTCGCACTGTGGTTCGGAGTATCAGTACCTCTGACATTTGTCGGCGCATACTTTGGATTCAGAAAACGA tcatTAGAACATCCTGTGAGGACAAATCAAATACCTCGTCAAATACCTGAGCAGAGTTTCTACACCCAAGCGATACCTGGAGTTATCATGGGCGGTGTTTTGCCATTCGggtgtatatttatacaattattcTTCATCCTCAATTCCATATGGTCAAGCCAAATGTACTATATGTTTGGATTTCTATTTTTGGTCTTCTTGATACTTATAATTACATGCTCAGAGACTACGATACTTTTGTGTTATTTCCATTTATGCGCagag gATTATCACTGGTGGTGGAGAAGCTTTTTGACATCAGGATTCACGGCGGTTTATCTATTGATTTATTGTATTCATTTCTttgtaaaaaaactgaatatcGAAGATGCGACTTCAACATTTTTGTACTTTGGATACACTCTCATCATGGTATTTTTGTTCTTCCTTTTGACGG gtTCAATTGGATTCCTTGCGTGTTTCTGGTTTGTAAGAAAAATCTACAGTGTTGTGAAAGTCgattag
- the LOC103570962 gene encoding transmembrane 9 superfamily member 2 isoform X2 produces the protein MSFRLLYIFSIINTVWTFYLPGLAPVNYCKVGEGTETCKSDIKLYVNRLNTEESVIPYEYQYFDFCVSDDKQSPVENLGQVVFGERIRPSHYELTFMKNVTCQNVCTKTYTGGDGESEDKLDKLREGIRLNYQHHWIVDNMPVTWCYPLPNDPEKKYCSTGFPMGCFLRDSRSSQEGCNPNSMYDKPNTLYLFNHVDLEITYHSGEKEEWGSGFKDNGGRIISVKVTPRSIKHPENGVDCMSKYPLDIPADKLSKDQKLSITYTYSVKYVKDNTIKWSSRWDYILESMPHTNIQWFSILNSLVIVLFLSGMVAMIMLRTLHKDIARYNQIESGEDAQEEFGWKLVHGDVFRPPRKGMLLAVFLGSGVQVFFMTLVTLAFACLGFLSPANRGALMTCAMVLYVCLGTPAGYVSARIYKSFGGEKWKTNVLLTAMLSPGIIFSLFFIMNLIFWAKGSSAAVPFSTLVALLALWFGVSVPLTFVGAYFGFRKRSLEHPVRTNQIPRQIPEQSFYTQAIPGVIMGGVLPFGCIFIQLFFILNSIWSSQMYYMFGFLFLVFLILIITCSETTILLCYFHLCAEDYHWWWRSFLTSGFTAVYLLIYCIHFFVKKLNIEDATSTFLYFGYTLIMVFLFFLLTGSIGFLACFWFVRKIYSVVKVD, from the exons ATGTCTTTTCGGCTATTATACATTTTCTCTATAATAAATACTGTATGGACGTTTTATTTGCCGGGCTTAGCGCCGGTTAATTATTGCAAAGTTGGTGAAGGAACTGAAACATgcaag TCTGATATCAAATTATACGTTAATCGATTAAATACTGAAGAGTCTGTTATACCTTATGAATATCAATA CTTTGACTTTTGTGTGAGTGATGACAAACAATCACCGGTTGAAAACTTGGGACAAGTTGTCTTTGGTGAACGAATAAGGCCGTCACATTACGAACTGACGTTTATGAAAAACGTAACGTGTCAAAATGTTTGTACAAAAACATACACTGGTGGTGATGGAGAATCTGAGgataaattagataaattacgTGAAGGAATACGATTAAATTATCAGCATCATTGGATCGTtg ataaTATGCCAGTAACGTGGTGTTACCCATTACCAAATgatccagaaaaaaaatattgcagtACTGGTTTTCCAATGGGATGTTTTCTGCGCGACTCAAGATCTTCCCAAGAAGGCTGTAATCCAAac TCAATGTACGACAAGCCGAACACACTTTATCTTTTCAATCATGTAGACTTGGAAATAACGTACCACAGCGGAGAGAAAGAAGAGTGGGGCTCAGGATTCAAAGATAATGGTGGCCGAATTATTTCTGTCAAAGTAACGCCGCGTAGTATCAAACATCCTGAGAATGGAGTTGACTGCATGTCCAAGTACCCGCTGGATATTCCGGCTGATAAATTGTCCAAGGACCAGAAGCTGTCAATCACTTACACTTATTCTGTCAAATACGTCAAGGATAATACGATCAAGTGGTCGTCCAGGTGGGATTACATTCTGGAGTCGATGCCGCATACAAATATCCAGTGGTTCAGTATTCTTAACTCATTGGTCATTGTGCTGTTCTTATCTGGAATGGTCGCCATGATCATGCTGCGAACTTTGCACAAAGATATCGCGCGCTACAATcag ATTGAGTCTGGTGAAGATGCACAGGAAGAATTCGGCTGGAAGTTAGTCCACGGTGACGTCTTTAGACCACCGAGAAAAGGAATGTTACTCGCTGTTTTTCTTGGCTCTGGtgttcaagttttttttatgacactAGTCACACTAG caTTCGCATGTTTGGGTTTTCTTTCACCGGCAAATCGAGGCGCATTAATGACATGTGCTATGGTATTATATGTATGTCTTGGTACACCAGCCGGTTATGTCTCAGCAAgaatttacaaaagttttgGCGGGGAAAAATGGAAGACGAATGTTTTATTAACAGCAATGTTGAGCCCcgg aatcatcttcagtttatttttcataatgaaCTTAATTTTCTGGGCAAAAGGAAGTTCAGCAGCAGTACCCTTTAGTACACTTGTCGCTCTCCTCGCACTGTGGTTCGGAGTATCAGTACCTCTGACATTTGTCGGCGCATACTTTGGATTCAGAAAACGA tcatTAGAACATCCTGTGAGGACAAATCAAATACCTCGTCAAATACCTGAGCAGAGTTTCTACACCCAAGCGATACCTGGAGTTATCATGGGCGGTGTTTTGCCATTCGggtgtatatttatacaattattcTTCATCCTCAATTCCATATGGTCAAGCCAAATGTACTATATGTTTGGATTTCTATTTTTGGTCTTCTTGATACTTATAATTACATGCTCAGAGACTACGATACTTTTGTGTTATTTCCATTTATGCGCagag gATTATCACTGGTGGTGGAGAAGCTTTTTGACATCAGGATTCACGGCGGTTTATCTATTGATTTATTGTATTCATTTCTttgtaaaaaaactgaatatcGAAGATGCGACTTCAACATTTTTGTACTTTGGATACACTCTCATCATGGTATTTTTGTTCTTCCTTTTGACGG gtTCAATTGGATTCCTTGCGTGTTTCTGGTTTGTAAGAAAAATCTACAGTGTTGTGAAAGTCgattag